A part of Terriglobus roseus genomic DNA contains:
- a CDS encoding MBL fold metallo-hydrolase, whose protein sequence is MLQGGTLFLMAIEFLATDDDALIRGRARVGDAEIVVCSDGTCLFDGGAMFGVVPKTLWSRKVQADEKNRVMLGLNCVVVKIGGKNVLIETGFGNKIAPKLKEIYAIQERLPSSLNAAGLSPDDIDIVINSHLHWDHCGWNSVLDANGNVLPYFSNAQYIAHRGEVEHGRHQWERDRISYVSDNYEPMIASGQMRLVEGTHAEVMPGITLECYPGHTQQCMVVHIENGGEHACFVSDLIPTSAHLDVGWVMGFDLDPLRTIEERKRFYSRALPENWLILFPHDHRRCMTELQKDSTGRSVVVKDY, encoded by the coding sequence ATGCTGCAAGGCGGTACCCTGTTTCTGATGGCGATTGAGTTTCTTGCGACAGATGATGATGCTCTGATCCGTGGGCGCGCCCGTGTGGGTGATGCGGAGATTGTGGTGTGTAGCGATGGCACGTGCCTGTTCGATGGCGGAGCCATGTTTGGTGTGGTGCCGAAGACGCTTTGGTCGCGCAAGGTTCAGGCCGACGAGAAGAACCGCGTGATGCTTGGTTTGAATTGCGTGGTGGTGAAGATTGGCGGCAAGAACGTGCTGATTGAAACCGGATTCGGCAATAAGATCGCACCCAAGTTGAAAGAGATTTATGCAATACAGGAACGGCTTCCCTCTTCATTGAATGCTGCCGGACTTTCGCCGGATGATATCGACATTGTGATCAATTCGCATCTGCATTGGGACCACTGCGGATGGAACAGTGTGCTGGATGCGAATGGCAATGTGCTGCCTTATTTTTCGAACGCACAATACATTGCGCATCGTGGCGAGGTGGAGCATGGGCGGCATCAGTGGGAGCGCGATCGGATCAGCTATGTGTCTGACAACTACGAACCGATGATAGCCAGCGGACAGATGCGGCTGGTGGAAGGCACACATGCTGAGGTGATGCCTGGCATAACACTTGAGTGTTATCCCGGACATACCCAACAGTGCATGGTGGTCCATATAGAAAATGGCGGTGAACACGCGTGTTTTGTGAGCGATCTGATCCCCACCAGCGCGCACCTAGATGTGGGGTGGGTGATGGGATTTGACTTGGATCCGTTGCGGACGATTGAAGAGCGCAAGCGGTTCTATTCACGTGCTCTGCCCGAAAATTGGTTGATCCTTTTTCCACACGATCACCGCCGATGTATGACAGAGCTGCAAAAGGACTCGACGGGACGTAGCGTGGTCGTGAAAGATTATTGA
- a CDS encoding diguanylate cyclase, giving the protein MPIPQTDMTPLQAARKRGEILRQLGLMEEVDEQEFDELVELAAALCGKALSAMTLLDEETQLIKARMGFQGARTMPVRESICQYTVQNNQLLVVEDTVNDERFRGPVGGSIRFYAGTPLTTLDGTAVGALCVMDTAPSVLSEQQLRALQILGRQLSNRIQLRERARSMADMMSERERAREMFVTILNNVPAEIYLKDEDGRLRFYNRKLANRFAINEAAWLGKTSRDLWDEETALRILQEDREVFLSGEPQETFLDLKEADGKHSYWRTTKAPCQDSNGNPVLACCSVDLTEQRDRERQLQETKEELEEANRKLSSLALTDALTGLWNRRAFDSRLETAVIAAQRSKKPLALMLLDVDHFKRINDRFGHPCGDEVLRNVATILNRTKRADEVACRFGGEEFTILMPGTDAQGAMVLGERIRKAMHAFEWDKEPITISMGIAVWTDGWSSDDLVDNADAALYRAKEGGRDRFICYNCDQFLGAAQGS; this is encoded by the coding sequence TTGCCAATCCCCCAAACCGACATGACTCCGCTACAAGCGGCCCGCAAGCGCGGCGAAATTCTCCGTCAGCTTGGGCTGATGGAGGAGGTGGATGAACAGGAGTTCGACGAACTGGTTGAACTTGCTGCAGCACTGTGCGGCAAAGCGTTAAGCGCGATGACCCTGCTGGATGAGGAGACGCAACTCATCAAGGCGCGTATGGGCTTTCAAGGGGCTCGAACGATGCCTGTGCGCGAATCCATCTGCCAGTACACCGTGCAAAACAACCAGCTTCTTGTGGTGGAAGACACGGTAAACGATGAGCGCTTCCGCGGCCCTGTGGGTGGCAGTATTCGGTTCTATGCTGGTACGCCCCTCACCACGCTGGATGGCACTGCCGTTGGCGCGCTGTGCGTGATGGATACAGCGCCTTCCGTGCTGTCAGAGCAACAGCTTCGTGCATTGCAGATTTTGGGGCGGCAGCTTAGCAATCGTATTCAGTTACGCGAACGTGCGCGGTCCATGGCCGACATGATGTCAGAACGTGAACGCGCGCGCGAAATGTTTGTGACCATCCTGAACAACGTTCCGGCTGAGATCTATTTGAAAGATGAGGACGGCAGGCTTCGTTTTTATAACCGTAAGCTGGCCAATCGCTTTGCCATTAACGAGGCCGCATGGCTGGGCAAGACCAGCCGCGATTTGTGGGATGAAGAGACGGCATTGCGCATTCTTCAGGAAGACCGGGAGGTATTCCTGTCGGGAGAGCCGCAGGAAACGTTCCTGGATTTGAAAGAAGCCGATGGCAAGCACAGCTACTGGAGGACCACCAAGGCACCGTGCCAGGATTCGAATGGCAATCCGGTGCTGGCGTGCTGCTCGGTTGATCTGACGGAACAGCGTGACCGCGAACGCCAACTTCAAGAGACTAAGGAGGAGTTGGAAGAGGCGAATCGCAAGCTGAGTTCGCTTGCGCTTACCGATGCGTTGACCGGACTGTGGAATCGTCGCGCTTTCGATTCGCGTTTGGAGACAGCAGTGATTGCTGCGCAACGCAGCAAAAAGCCGTTGGCACTGATGCTGCTGGATGTGGATCACTTCAAGCGCATTAATGACCGCTTTGGGCATCCATGCGGTGATGAAGTGCTGCGCAATGTGGCGACGATTCTGAATCGGACCAAGCGAGCGGATGAAGTGGCATGTCGCTTTGGTGGAGAAGAGTTCACCATACTGATGCCGGGAACGGATGCCCAGGGAGCCATGGTTTTAGGCGAGCGAATTCGCAAAGCGATGCATGCCTTCGAATGGGACAAAGAGCCGATCACGATCAGCATGGGCATTGCCGTGTGGACCGATGGCTGGTCTTCCGATGACCTGGTGGACAATGCTGATGCGGCACTGTATCGCGCAAAAGAAGGTGGACGTGACCGCTTCATTTGCTACAACTGCGATCAGTTCTTGGGCGCTGCCCAGGGATCGTAG
- a CDS encoding VOC family protein translates to MSTVNVISAIRYRDCNRMIEWLKQAFDFTEHAVYRGDDGVVHHAELILGNGMIMLGTVGVNPATAGWYVQPDEVGNRVTASIYLIVKDCAAAWEKAKAAGASVLMPLETKDYGGSGFSVRDPEGQIWSVGDYDPWAAPKN, encoded by the coding sequence ATGAGCACCGTGAACGTCATTTCCGCCATCCGCTATCGCGACTGCAACCGCATGATTGAGTGGTTGAAGCAGGCATTCGATTTCACGGAGCATGCCGTCTATCGCGGTGACGACGGCGTGGTGCATCATGCCGAACTCATACTCGGCAACGGCATGATCATGCTGGGAACCGTCGGCGTGAATCCCGCAACAGCGGGTTGGTATGTGCAGCCAGACGAGGTAGGGAATCGCGTGACCGCGTCGATCTATCTCATCGTGAAGGATTGCGCTGCGGCATGGGAAAAGGCGAAAGCCGCCGGCGCTTCCGTTCTCATGCCTCTTGAGACAAAGGACTACGGCGGCAGCGGCTTTAGCGTGCGCGATCCAGAAGGTCAGATTTGGAGCGTCGGTGACTACGATCCCTGGGCAGCGCCCAAGAACTGA
- a CDS encoding LssY C-terminal domain-containing protein, with protein MRRFVVFVLLAVTPVLSAQTARIEAIAPTAPVAVAHRKDHATVTIDATKGWIDTGIPLVPGDTLTVKANGTITLANGQTITPDGKEHFWRDLLRQYPLPTAQTGALIGRIGDNEAAWPFSIGAGETIPVRSTGNLFLAANLSDGLTATGSYKVSITLASTPSGSATAAALSLSQLLQPAIFDAFPRRDDDGQGNVGDAVNFALIGSEQQVQDAFLHSGWFAVDADRNTAILHGLLATLSKEPYREVPMSTLYLFGRPQDMSFARGDTLRVAAERHHVRIWKTTQVINGQPLWIGSATYDNGFARDSRNGQVTHSIAPAIDTERDFLRDSVTSTGAVAAAAYVTPSDPIREAKTATGASFHSDGRILVMLLQ; from the coding sequence ATGCGCCGTTTCGTAGTCTTCGTCCTGCTTGCAGTCACGCCTGTGCTTTCGGCGCAGACCGCACGCATCGAGGCGATTGCGCCCACCGCTCCTGTCGCGGTTGCGCACCGCAAAGACCACGCCACAGTAACCATCGACGCCACAAAGGGCTGGATCGACACCGGCATCCCTCTGGTCCCCGGTGACACCCTGACCGTGAAGGCGAACGGCACGATCACGCTGGCAAACGGGCAAACCATCACGCCCGACGGCAAGGAACACTTCTGGCGCGATCTTCTGCGGCAATACCCTCTGCCCACCGCGCAAACCGGCGCTCTGATTGGCCGCATCGGCGATAACGAAGCTGCATGGCCCTTCAGCATAGGCGCAGGGGAAACAATCCCGGTACGCTCCACCGGCAATCTCTTCCTTGCCGCGAATCTCAGTGATGGACTTACCGCCACCGGCAGTTACAAAGTCTCCATCACTCTCGCTTCAACGCCATCCGGATCAGCAACAGCGGCTGCTCTAAGTTTGTCGCAACTCCTACAGCCTGCCATCTTTGACGCATTCCCGCGTCGCGATGACGATGGCCAGGGCAACGTGGGCGACGCCGTAAATTTCGCGCTTATCGGCTCAGAGCAGCAGGTGCAGGATGCGTTCCTCCACAGCGGTTGGTTCGCGGTGGACGCGGATCGCAATACCGCCATCCTCCACGGCCTGCTGGCCACGCTGTCCAAAGAGCCTTATCGCGAAGTCCCCATGAGCACGCTGTATCTCTTCGGTCGCCCGCAGGACATGAGCTTCGCGCGCGGGGATACGTTGCGCGTAGCCGCGGAGCGCCATCATGTGCGCATCTGGAAGACAACACAAGTCATCAATGGCCAGCCGCTGTGGATCGGTTCTGCAACGTACGACAACGGCTTTGCCCGTGACAGTCGTAACGGCCAAGTCACTCACAGCATTGCGCCTGCCATCGACACGGAACGCGATTTTCTACGCGACAGTGTTACGTCAACCGGTGCCGTCGCCGCTGCTGCATACGTCACGCCATCCGATCCAATCCGCGAGGCGAAGACCGCAACAGGCGCAAGTTTTCACTCGGACGGCCGCATACTCGTCATGCTGTTGCAGTAA
- the hscA gene encoding Fe-S protein assembly chaperone HscA, producing MAEQTRVVGIDLGTTNSLVAFLENGVPVVIPGEDGSKLVPSVVAIENGSVTVGNGARGTLLSSPGNAVYSAKRLMGRGIDDVRDELSLFPFRLADDQKTDEVLKLHVGDRVLTPPQISALVLEQLKKNAERYFGTLITKAVITVPAYFNDAQRQATKDAGRIAGLDVLRLVNEPTAAALAYGLDRAKEGTVAVYDFGGGTFDVSILKLHDGIFEVISTNGDTHLGGDDIDNLLLRIALDEIQHELGIAPTPEVVQNVRKAVIDVKIALSADDSAKFDIALSGGKKYQREITREQFEGLIQPVIARTAAPSRQALKDAGMEPAQIDEVVLVGGSTRIPAVQALVDEVFQLSARGKTAHTELNPDEVVAMGAAVQADILAGGSAATSELLLLDVTPLSLGIEALGGVVAKIIQRNSTIPASATEHFTTGVDGQTNVAIHVVQGERELAKDCRSLARFDLKGIPPMTAGLPRIEVKFLIDANGILQVSAKEQRSGKAAEIEVKPTYGLSDDQVEEMILASFDHAEEDLEQRQLIEATNEANTIREAVAKGRKHAAWQQLTHEEIVEVDAAQANLDETIQKKDYKDIRAAIDRLDRATRRFAELMMDTTLQQAMTGKTMEAAGENIGDGPAAPHPFAPAQIDDSKKEKED from the coding sequence ATGGCAGAACAGACACGCGTCGTCGGCATCGATCTTGGCACCACCAACTCACTTGTCGCCTTTCTTGAGAATGGCGTCCCTGTTGTCATTCCCGGCGAAGACGGGTCAAAACTGGTGCCTTCGGTGGTGGCCATTGAAAACGGCTCTGTGACCGTGGGCAACGGCGCGCGCGGCACCCTGCTGTCGTCGCCTGGCAATGCTGTCTACAGCGCAAAACGACTGATGGGCCGCGGCATTGACGATGTGCGCGATGAGTTGTCACTGTTTCCCTTCCGCCTTGCCGATGACCAGAAGACTGACGAGGTGTTGAAACTGCACGTGGGTGACCGCGTGCTGACGCCGCCGCAAATTTCCGCTCTGGTGCTGGAGCAGTTGAAGAAGAATGCGGAGCGCTACTTCGGCACTTTGATCACGAAGGCTGTCATCACCGTTCCCGCCTACTTCAACGATGCACAGCGCCAGGCAACGAAGGATGCTGGCCGCATTGCGGGGCTAGATGTTCTGCGACTGGTGAATGAGCCCACCGCTGCTGCGCTGGCTTATGGTCTGGATCGTGCGAAAGAAGGCACCGTGGCGGTGTATGACTTTGGCGGCGGCACGTTTGATGTGTCGATTCTGAAGCTGCACGACGGCATCTTTGAGGTCATCTCGACGAACGGCGACACGCATCTGGGCGGCGATGACATTGACAATCTGTTGCTGCGCATTGCGCTGGATGAGATTCAACACGAGCTTGGCATTGCGCCCACGCCAGAAGTAGTGCAGAACGTCCGTAAAGCCGTGATTGATGTGAAGATTGCGCTGTCTGCGGATGATTCCGCGAAGTTCGACATTGCGCTGAGTGGTGGCAAGAAGTATCAGCGCGAGATTACGCGCGAGCAGTTTGAAGGCCTGATTCAGCCGGTGATTGCGCGTACGGCTGCGCCGTCGCGGCAGGCGCTGAAGGATGCGGGTATGGAGCCTGCGCAGATTGACGAAGTTGTTCTGGTTGGCGGATCGACGCGCATTCCTGCGGTGCAGGCGCTGGTGGATGAGGTCTTTCAGCTTTCGGCGCGCGGCAAGACGGCGCATACCGAGCTGAATCCGGACGAAGTTGTGGCTATGGGTGCGGCGGTGCAGGCGGACATTCTGGCCGGTGGCTCTGCGGCCACCAGTGAGCTTTTGCTGCTGGATGTGACACCGCTGTCGCTGGGTATTGAGGCTCTGGGTGGAGTTGTGGCGAAGATCATTCAGCGCAACAGCACCATTCCTGCGAGCGCGACAGAGCACTTCACCACGGGTGTGGACGGGCAGACGAACGTTGCTATCCATGTGGTGCAGGGCGAGCGCGAACTGGCTAAGGATTGCCGGTCGCTGGCCCGGTTTGATCTGAAGGGTATTCCCCCGATGACGGCAGGATTGCCGCGCATTGAGGTGAAGTTCCTGATCGACGCAAACGGCATTCTGCAGGTGAGCGCGAAGGAACAGCGCAGTGGCAAGGCGGCCGAAATTGAAGTGAAGCCGACCTACGGCCTGTCAGACGACCAGGTGGAAGAGATGATCCTGGCGTCGTTCGATCACGCGGAAGAGGACCTGGAACAGCGCCAGTTGATTGAAGCCACGAACGAGGCGAATACGATTCGCGAGGCCGTAGCGAAGGGCCGCAAACATGCCGCGTGGCAGCAGCTTACCCACGAAGAGATCGTTGAAGTGGACGCGGCACAGGCGAACCTGGACGAGACCATCCAGAAGAAGGATTACAAGGACATCCGCGCTGCCATTGACCGGCTGGATAGGGCCACGCGCCGCTTTGCCGAGTTGATGATGGACACCACGCTGCAGCAGGCTATGACCGGCAAGACGATGGAAGCTGCGGGCGAGAACATTGGCGATGGACCGGCTGCTCCGCACCCGTTTGCTCCGGCGCAGATCGACGATTCTAAGAAGGAAAAAGAAGACTAA
- a CDS encoding DUF2306 domain-containing protein, which produces MAQMTLHSDPNRLAPVSSGLRIGFWLCIVVAIAAVLRRLLALGQSPSAAEPPDLRTLDAFFRSHASLTYAHICTALLFVCILPLVYWNRTRLWKPVRVAFYSLGLIVGITAFGMSRNPVGGVVEGAAVVVFNLLFLFSLVQSFRAWRTGDAIADRRWTLRATAIVLGIATTRPVMGVFFATARLTGWTPHQFFGPAFWIGFSINTVVMENALRRHTRSIE; this is translated from the coding sequence ATGGCACAGATGACGCTGCATTCCGATCCGAACAGGCTGGCACCCGTGTCCTCTGGCCTTCGGATTGGGTTCTGGTTGTGCATTGTGGTGGCGATTGCCGCTGTGCTGCGACGACTGCTGGCTCTGGGACAGTCTCCGTCCGCTGCAGAACCGCCTGATCTGCGGACGCTGGATGCGTTCTTCCGTTCTCATGCTTCGTTGACCTACGCGCACATTTGCACCGCGTTGTTGTTCGTCTGCATTCTGCCTCTGGTTTACTGGAACCGAACACGACTGTGGAAGCCGGTGCGGGTGGCTTTCTATTCGCTGGGGCTGATTGTTGGGATCACGGCCTTTGGTATGTCTCGAAACCCCGTGGGTGGAGTGGTTGAAGGCGCGGCGGTGGTCGTGTTCAATCTGCTGTTTCTGTTTTCGCTGGTACAGAGCTTCCGAGCCTGGCGCACAGGGGATGCCATAGCCGACCGGCGGTGGACGCTAAGGGCCACAGCCATTGTGCTGGGGATTGCTACGACGCGTCCGGTGATGGGCGTTTTCTTTGCCACGGCGCGGCTTACCGGGTGGACTCCGCACCAGTTCTTTGGCCCCGCCTTCTGGATTGGCTTCAGTATCAACACTGTCGTCATGGAGAATGCTCTGCGCAGACATACGCGTTCGATAGAATGA
- a CDS encoding 2Fe-2S iron-sulfur cluster-binding protein, producing the protein MSEHHVELPEVDLSKPPAEGIVRVTFLPENKTVEFPFGTLPYDGHGQPMSFLDVAENYGIFLDHACGGVCACTTCHLYVKQGDAGLSDPEDDELDRVDLAAGPQTNSRLGCQAVITQPGTYVVEIPAWNRNYVQEGKPAAITAQKD; encoded by the coding sequence ATGTCAGAACATCACGTAGAACTGCCCGAAGTTGACCTTTCCAAGCCGCCCGCCGAGGGCATTGTCCGCGTGACGTTCCTTCCAGAGAACAAGACGGTGGAATTTCCCTTCGGCACGCTACCTTACGATGGCCACGGCCAGCCGATGAGCTTTCTGGATGTTGCAGAAAACTATGGCATTTTCCTGGACCACGCGTGCGGCGGCGTATGCGCCTGCACCACCTGCCACCTGTATGTGAAGCAGGGTGATGCGGGACTGAGCGATCCGGAAGATGATGAGCTGGACCGCGTGGACCTGGCCGCAGGACCGCAGACAAATTCGCGCCTGGGCTGCCAGGCAGTGATCACCCAGCCCGGAACCTACGTGGTGGAGATTCCCGCGTGGAATCGCAACTATGTGCAGGAAGGCAAGCCCGCTGCCATTACGGCGCAGAAGGACTAA
- the iscX gene encoding Fe-S cluster assembly protein IscX gives MPFEFGWEDAEEIGIQLQEKHPEIEPLSVRFTDMHKLITELPGFNGDPAKSNEGILEAIQMAWLEEYNDAK, from the coding sequence ATGCCCTTTGAGTTTGGTTGGGAAGATGCCGAGGAGATCGGCATCCAGTTGCAGGAGAAGCATCCGGAGATCGAACCGCTTTCGGTCCGCTTCACGGACATGCACAAGTTGATCACCGAACTGCCGGGCTTCAACGGCGACCCGGCGAAGTCAAACGAAGGCATTCTGGAAGCTATCCAGATGGCGTGGCTGGAAGAGTACAACGACGCAAAGTAA
- the prfA gene encoding peptide chain release factor 1 produces MFDRLEQLEERFKELEKELADPSLVTDQQRFQKTAKQHRDMEPVIDRFRDYKRVRDGIAEAKLMLTEDDADMKAMAQEELTGLQARLPEIEEELKIMLLPKDPNDEKNVVLEIRAATGGDEASLFASEVFRMYLRYAELHRWKVQVLSETESTVGGLKDVTALIEGDRVYSSLKYESGVHRVQRVPATETQGRVHTSAITVAVLPEAEEVDVKVEQKDLRIDTFCSSGPGGQSVNTTYSAIRITHLPTNTVVSCQDEKSQIKNREKAMRVLRARLYEVEMEKQHQAQASARKSQVGSGDRSEKIRTYNFPQNRLTDHRIGLTLHQLEYVMEGKLQPIVDALIAHDTSERLKAEAEVAA; encoded by the coding sequence ATGTTTGACCGGCTGGAACAGCTTGAAGAACGCTTTAAGGAGCTTGAAAAAGAGCTCGCAGACCCCTCGTTGGTGACCGATCAGCAGCGTTTTCAGAAGACCGCCAAGCAGCACCGCGATATGGAGCCGGTCATTGACCGCTTCCGTGACTACAAGCGTGTGCGCGACGGTATTGCCGAAGCGAAGCTGATGCTGACGGAAGACGACGCCGACATGAAAGCGATGGCCCAGGAAGAACTGACCGGTCTGCAGGCACGCTTGCCCGAGATTGAAGAAGAACTCAAGATCATGTTGCTGCCCAAGGACCCGAACGACGAAAAGAACGTCGTACTGGAAATCCGCGCAGCCACGGGCGGCGATGAAGCTTCGCTGTTCGCCTCAGAGGTCTTCCGCATGTATCTGCGCTATGCGGAACTGCATCGCTGGAAGGTGCAGGTGCTGTCTGAAACGGAATCAACCGTGGGTGGTTTGAAGGACGTTACAGCACTGATTGAAGGTGACCGCGTGTACTCGTCTCTGAAGTATGAGAGCGGTGTGCACCGTGTGCAGCGTGTGCCTGCAACCGAGACACAGGGCCGCGTGCATACCTCTGCCATCACCGTTGCGGTTCTTCCTGAAGCGGAAGAAGTGGACGTAAAGGTTGAGCAGAAGGACCTTCGCATTGATACCTTCTGCTCGTCAGGCCCCGGCGGACAGAGCGTGAACACTACGTATTCCGCCATTCGCATTACGCATCTGCCCACGAACACGGTTGTGAGCTGCCAGGACGAAAAGTCGCAGATCAAGAACCGTGAAAAGGCGATGCGTGTGTTGCGTGCGCGCCTGTACGAAGTGGAGATGGAAAAGCAGCACCAGGCGCAGGCCAGCGCGCGTAAATCGCAGGTGGGCAGCGGCGATCGCAGTGAGAAGATTCGTACCTACAACTTCCCGCAGAACCGCCTGACGGATCATCGCATTGGACTGACGCTGCACCAGTTGGAATACGTGATGGAAGGCAAGCTACAGCCCATTGTGGATGCGCTGATTGCGCATGACACGAGCGAACGCCTGAAGGCGGAAGCCGAGGTTGCTGCTTAA
- the prmC gene encoding peptide chain release factor N(5)-glutamine methyltransferase encodes MAQELQRHEPLKIKGCTVADALRFGTMRLSMRDDLRENAARDAQQILEIATGLTRVQMMAQPDRPVKEEEAGSFQGMLAQRRHAMPIQHLRGSQEFFGREFAVSPDVLIPRPETEHIVEEVLRLFPDRKAPLKIADVGTGSGILAVTLALEFPQSLVAALDISPDALAVAQDNTARLNTLNRTRILQSDLLAAVTGETFDLIVSNPPYIPLIEKDTLHAQVREYEPHLALFGGEDGHDVLRRLIPQAKDALSPGGWLLLETAGRSGIADELLSGWQQVHWVSDLQGIERIAVAQR; translated from the coding sequence ATGGCGCAGGAGTTGCAGCGGCACGAACCGTTGAAGATTAAAGGCTGCACGGTGGCTGACGCGTTGCGCTTCGGCACCATGCGCCTGTCCATGCGCGATGACCTGCGTGAGAACGCAGCACGTGATGCGCAGCAGATTCTCGAAATCGCTACCGGGCTGACGCGTGTGCAGATGATGGCGCAGCCGGATCGTCCGGTAAAGGAAGAGGAAGCCGGATCGTTCCAGGGCATGCTGGCACAACGTCGCCATGCCATGCCGATTCAGCATCTGCGTGGTTCGCAGGAGTTCTTCGGGCGCGAGTTTGCCGTTTCTCCGGATGTGCTGATTCCGCGGCCGGAGACGGAACACATTGTTGAAGAAGTGCTGCGTCTGTTCCCGGATCGCAAGGCTCCGCTGAAGATCGCGGATGTGGGCACGGGCAGCGGCATTCTGGCGGTGACGTTGGCGCTGGAATTTCCGCAGAGCCTGGTGGCTGCTCTGGATATCTCGCCAGATGCGCTGGCCGTCGCGCAGGACAACACTGCTCGACTAAACACGCTGAATCGCACACGGATTCTGCAGTCGGACTTGCTGGCAGCGGTTACAGGCGAGACATTCGACCTGATTGTTTCGAACCCGCCGTATATTCCTCTTATCGAGAAGGACACGCTGCATGCGCAGGTGCGCGAGTATGAGCCGCATCTGGCGTTGTTCGGTGGTGAGGATGGTCACGACGTTCTGCGCAGGCTGATTCCACAGGCGAAGGATGCGTTATCGCCCGGCGGATGGCTGCTGCTGGAGACGGCAGGCCGTAGCGGGATCGCAGATGAACTGCTCAGCGGCTGGCAGCAGGTTCACTGGGTGAGCGATCTGCAAGGCATTGAGCGCATCGCTGTGGCCCAGCGCTAA
- a CDS encoding nuclease, protein MRRSFVFSAALVCAIHGNAQQSLGSVKTQGNEVSGLVRVSNGNAVIGNSAAVAAGVQPAEVTLSRGGSVRICSGSAAHLAQTTIAVAKPPMIMAVDRGAVEIKTSAEKTDSILTPDLRFELSDAAPLDLRIRIVPNGDTCVDNVGKNAPILHVTETFGDGTYFVRPGQRVLFEHGSLREVVDHESSSCGCPRPDDLVLAGKGKMGDGKVTDEAKAHPFPEAVSQGLQQPEPPQPAPVGETHTRVNSTLAYNGTTNTVTGPPGESTTAADAATPVAPATTAPNAATTAPPTVVTPPPPPATDVHVASTKPPEQGPNPFRAIGHFFRKLFGVHD, encoded by the coding sequence ATGCGCCGCTCCTTCGTTTTCTCTGCAGCTCTCGTGTGTGCGATTCATGGAAATGCGCAGCAGTCGCTGGGCTCCGTGAAAACGCAGGGCAACGAAGTCAGCGGCCTGGTGCGCGTCAGCAATGGCAATGCGGTCATTGGCAACAGCGCTGCTGTAGCTGCGGGCGTGCAGCCTGCTGAAGTCACACTGAGCCGCGGCGGATCGGTGAGGATCTGCTCAGGATCGGCGGCGCATCTGGCGCAGACAACGATCGCCGTGGCGAAACCGCCGATGATCATGGCAGTGGATCGTGGCGCAGTCGAAATTAAAACTTCAGCGGAAAAGACCGACAGCATCCTCACGCCAGATCTGCGATTCGAACTTTCCGACGCTGCGCCACTCGACCTGCGCATCCGCATCGTGCCCAACGGCGACACCTGCGTGGACAACGTCGGCAAGAACGCCCCAATCCTGCATGTGACAGAGACATTCGGCGACGGCACATACTTCGTCCGCCCCGGTCAGCGCGTGTTGTTTGAACACGGCAGCCTGCGCGAGGTCGTAGACCACGAAAGCTCATCCTGCGGTTGCCCGCGTCCTGACGATCTTGTGCTGGCAGGGAAGGGCAAGATGGGCGACGGCAAGGTCACGGACGAAGCGAAGGCGCACCCATTCCCCGAAGCTGTGAGCCAGGGGCTGCAGCAGCCCGAACCTCCGCAGCCCGCGCCCGTGGGTGAAACGCACACCCGCGTCAACAGCACGCTGGCTTACAACGGCACGACCAACACTGTGACCGGGCCTCCGGGCGAGAGCACAACGGCTGCAGATGCTGCTACGCCTGTAGCTCCTGCCACCACAGCTCCGAATGCTGCAACAACTGCGCCACCGACAGTAGTCACACCACCACCGCCACCCGCGACGGACGTGCACGTAGCATCCACGAAGCCTCCAGAGCAAGGTCCGAACCCTTTCCGGGCCATCGGACACTTCTTCCGCAAGCTATTCGGCGTTCACGACTAA